The genomic segment CTGTCCTCAGCTGGACGATAGGGAGGGGCTGGATGGGGCTCCAGGACCCCCAGCTGAGGGGCCTTTGTTCTCTTGGGGTGAAAGATTCCAGATCCACTCTGGGGAGGAAgtggctgaggggtgggggatcTGCCCTGAAGATCCCTGTGATTGGCAGGGTTCACCTGACTTTGAGGACCTGCTGCCTGAGGGTCAGGGTGCTGGTGGATGAAGGGGTTGGGGGCCATCATTCATAATGTCCCAGCAGATTTCAGGGTGTCCTAGCCACTCAGAACCCCCTGGGCCGCGGGTGCTGGGGCGTGTCCAGGGCAGCCGGGAGCCCTCAATGGGAGACTCTGCCTTTGGGTTTCCCCAGGCCCAGGTTGCCTACCTGGACTGTGGCCTTTCCTCcttggtctttttattttttttattgttttgttgcttaaagtattacaaagagtattacatatgtctccttttttccccgcccttgacaatcccctggcctcccctacccccccagtgtcttatgtccattggttatgcttatatgcatgcatacaagtccttcggttcatctcttacccccccccttctgccccccgaaccctccccggctttcccactgtagtttgacagtctgttcgaggctgctctgcctctgtacctatttttgttcgtaagtttataatggtctttattatccataaatgagtgagatcatgtggtatttttccttcattgactggcttatttcacttagcataatgctctccagttccatccatgccgttgcaaatggtaagagttccttcctttttagagcagcatagtattccatcgtgtagatgtaccacagttttctaatccattcatctactgatgggcacttaggctgtttccagatcttagctatggtgaattgtgctgctatgaacataggggtgcatatatcctttctgattggtgtttatggtttcttgggatatattcctagaagtgggtttcCTCCTCGGTCTTACCTTTGATTCTGACTCTGTCAAGAAGAGGCGGGACAGACCTTGTGGAacgatgggggcgggggggggggttggggggaggggggggactcAGGCCAGCTCCACCTCCTCAGAGGCCTCTGCCAGGCCAGGGAGACAGGCATGGCTGGGGACAGTTTATTGACGAATGGTGtctggggaggaagtgggggtgggttTTGTGCTCCTCAGCCAGGGACCTGGCTTCCACATGGGGCTCACAGGGAGcccagcggctgctgccccacccgcctctgcccaggctcctggcctctgCACCCCTCTTTGGGTGTCTGGGTGCCCTCAGGCCCTGAGGCCGGCTTCCCTTTGGGGGTTCGATACTTGTTCTTCTGACTGTACAGCAGGTTCCTCTGGAAAAGGCGGGGGAGGTGGCCATGGTACAGCAGGACCGCCAGCACCATCCCTGCAGGAGACCGAGTGTCAGACATAGGGCCCTCGGGCTTCTTGCAGCCCAAGACACCTGGGCACTCACACGCCAGACTTTCCCTAGGATGGGGCGGGGGGCCTGCAGacctgggctcggggagggggtgACAGCAGCCTGGGAACCTGACccggctccctcccctccccaaaggAAGCAGCCCCTGAATGGGCTCTGCACCGGAGAGCTGGGCCCTGCAGGCTTGCCTACCAGGATGCTTTGTGTGGCCTGTTCCCCAACCATGAGCCGCGCCCAGGGCTAGCCTTGCCTCTGCCCCTGGGAGCTCCTGGGGACCCCAGTGCCCCCCGCCGGCCCTTACCTGTCAGAGGGCCCAGCCAGTACACCTGGGCGTACTCCAGCAAGGTGTGCCCTGAGCAGTGGAAGGTAACGGAGGCGGCCAGGGCGGGGTTGAAGAAGGCAGATGTGAGGGGTCCAGCTGTGGAGGAAGCACGGACAGGCCTCGTGCGGCCCTACCTGGACCAGAGCCACCCTCCGAAATCCCCACCCTGAGTCCTACTGTGCCCTGGCCTAGTGGGCTCTTGGCACCCAGGCAGGGAGCCCAGTCCATCCTCGGCCCCTGCACGATGGGGTCACGGCAGGAAGGACACTCAACCAAGGCCAAAGCTTTCATGGTCAGGGAGCAGCCGGGGGAGTCTCTCCAGGGACATCCAATGCCCAACCTGACCTCTCACCCCTGGGGTGGACTCATCTCTCCCAGCCCCTTTCTCCAACACATTCCACCTTGAGGGAGGTTGtcttagagagacagaaagagagagactgagagagagaaagtgagagagacagacagaggcagagatggagcAATACggggacagagacagaaagatagGGAGGCAgataaagacagacagacagagaccaAGAGACAGACAAAGAGATAAAGACATCGTGGAACAAAGCAACACCAGGATTGTGGGGAGATTTGGACGAGCAGCCAGAGCCAGGCCAGCGTCCCTGAACCCCAGGCCAGGCAGACCCCCCGTGAGCAGGGGCCTCCCGGGGCAGACCTGGGCCCTGTGGACAGGGAGCCTGAAGCCGGCAGGTGGAGGCCGGGTGTGGGCAGTGGTGCTGACTCTGTGGGAGGCACCCTGGGTGGGTCCTGTGTAGACGCCGGAGCTTCTGGGTGTCACCTCAGGTGAGTGTCCGGGCCATCTGGCCGCAGAGCTCTGCCCCTGACAAGCTCTCTGCTCAGCCCTGCCTCGATCTCTCCACCTGTGCATGGGCCCCAGTGGCAGCTTTCTGGCCATTGGTGGCCCAGGTACCACAGTCAGTGACACAGAAAGTGGGCCCTCAGGGCTGGGTCTGTCCTCCCTGGGGACCCCATGAATGGAGACCTTGGGGAGCTCGGCCTCAACCCCTTCCTGCTGCGTCTTCTGCTGCGTCTTCCCCCGCCTGGAGCCGACAGCTGCCGCTGACTGAGCGCAGCCACGGTCACAGGTGCCCTTCCCAGAGTTTGACGAGTCCACGCCCAGCACAGGGGCACTGCAGCCACTTCCTGAGAGGCGCTGCTGTCCTACCCCGACCCCGGCCCCGGTGCCCAGGGGCAGAGGGCGCGTGcagcccagcaggaccctcctcGGGGCATATCCCACAGACTGCAGGgccccagcctggctcctccGTGTCCTGGCCCAGCGCTGTCCCCAACTCAGGACAGCTGGAAAGTAAGGTCTGTGGTCAGTGGCTCTCTGCTTTTCCACGAAGAGGGGAACGGCCCCTGTCTCACTGGGGGCAGGCCCAAGTGGGGGGCCTCAGGCTAGGGGACCTCCATCTAAGGGCCAAACGCAgagcggggcagggggaggcgcAGGGCGGCTCCCACAGGGGCTGAAGGACCCATGAAAATTTGGTCAGGAGGTTTGCCTGGGTGGGAGGAGTGACCCCAAAGGGAGGCAGAGCGTCTGCTGCCACCCCAGTAGCTCTTGGTGCCGAGAGGGGAGGTGGAGACCTGGGTGAGGAAGAAACAACAGGACCCGGCCCCCTGGAAAGGGGTGACAGAAGATGCAGGGACAGAGTCCCAAGGGACAGAAGATGCAGGGCTTGCCTACTGGAGAAACCGCCGGCTGCCCATCTGCCTCTGAACGCAGCCCCTGAACTCCCCAGCCGGCCACTTTGCTTTCTTAGAAAAGCATTTTCGTGTCTACGCTGCCATGCAGAGCACTCACCGCATACAGTGAGGGGGGCCTTTCTGCTGGTTCAGCTTCTGGAAGGAGCTCAGAGTGTGGAGAGGCCTGGCCAGGAGGAAGGCCCTGACAGGGGCCTGGGGTCCCACCTGCCACGCTGTGTCCAGCCCCACTGGTCATACCACCACCTGCTTCCCAGGGAATGGGCTCCCCAGTGTCTGTGGCTCGCAGAGCCCTCAGCTGGCAGCCCCTTTCCTGCCCACAGCTGCTGGCGGCCCTGCCAGAGGTTCTGAGGAGACGCAGGGGAAGACGCCCAGGTCTCACCTGTGTAGGCGATGACGGTGACCAGCAGGGCCACGGCTGGCACTCTGTAGACGGGAAGGCTATTCCTGAGGCGGAGGAGGGTCAGATGGAAGACGAAGGCGCAGGCGCCCTCCACCAGCGCGCCGTGGGGGATGGTCGTGCGCAGGGCCGAGCTGCAGTGTTCGGCCATGAGGTTCTGCAGGACATGCAGGTCACTGAGCTCCCAGGCCCAGTAGAGCCTGGTCAGGGCGCAGGCTGCCCGCATGCCCAGCTCCTGGGCCGCCAGCTTGAGCAGCGTGCCGGGCAGAGAGGCCTCGGCCAGGAGGAGCTCCTGCAGGGACACGGTGGGGTTGGCCGAGGCCCCTTCAAAGGTGGCCCCATGTGCCAGGAAGAGCAGGAACAGCAGGGTCAGCAGCAGGTCGGGCCCAAAGCCGCCCGCCCAGGGGCCCAGCTCTGCCAGCATCCGCATCTCCAGGCAGCAGGCCCCCAGCTGGGCCGCGCCCGCCGCCTCCAGGGCAAAGCTGACGTAGGCACCTTTGGGGAGCAGGGCCTTGGACACCCTCCTGGCCGCCTGGCACAGGGCAATGGTGGCCAAGAAGAACGAGAGAGACACGTTCAGACCAGCCATCGGCTCCAGGGGCTCTATGGAGCCAGACTGAGCAGGGAACCTGAGCTGACGTATCGGGGCTGACCCACCCCAGGACCCAAGGGCGGGGGAGCCGTGGAAGCGTCCATCTGGGCTGGCACTCCTGGGAACGccacacctgcaccctcacctccaTCCCACCTGCTGCAGAcccaggagcagagccaggaaCGCCCACAGCGGACCGGCCCTCAGCCAGGCGTCTTCCCCAGGGCGTGAGACACACCGGGACACGCACCCCACTCGGCCAGcccagggctgcagcctggccACAGCTCTTCAAAGCCTCCATCGAGCGCCATGCCacacccaggctcccagctccaCGCTGGCAGCTCCCTGTGCCTGGGCTGAGTCCCCACGTGGGCGGGTCCCTGGCTCTGCCTGCACTCTGGGTCACACGCCACCAGTTCCCTGCATGGAGGCAGGCATCTGTGGGGCCAGGTGTCCCCCACAGGAAGCCCTGGGGGCTCCAGGAGAGCTGCTCTGGGCGCCTAAAGAAGCTGAACCAGCAGAAAGGCCCGCCTCACTATATGCGGTGTGTTCTGCAGGGCAGTGTAGACACATAAAAGTGCTTTTCTAAGAAAGCAGAGTGGCCGGCTTCGTTCAGACCCGGGCTCCTGGCACGTAGGGGTTCCCTGGGaacacctccccacccctactatgtgccaaatggACCCCTTCCTGAGGACACATTGCTGGGCCACGTCTCTCCAGTCCAGAGGGACCTGGGAGTCACTGCCATGAAGATTGGTTTGGATTTCCTTTCTGGGAGTCCAGCTGAGCATGACGTCACCTGGCCGCACCCCAGCAGGCCCTGGGGCCCACATGCTGTCCCGGCTCTGGGGCTGGCTCCCCGGGGCTGTGGCAGCGCCTTCCACGGGCAGGGTGCACGCAGCGCCCCCTTGTGTTCATCCCACCGGAACCTGTTTCCTGGGGAACACAGGGCTTCCCTGTCCtgcccacttcccctcccttccattcctcgtttttatttttctaacccAATGCCTGTGCCTGCCAGACTCTGCTTGCACAGAAGGGAGCCTGAGACCCGGGAAGGGGAACCCACAGCATGGAGGACAAGGAGCTGGCTTTTTTCCTGGCTTTTGTCCCCAATTTTGAGGGCCAGGACTTTTACGGAGAGGGTGAGGTTAACCCCAACAAGAATTCCACGCTGGGCAGCCCTGTAGGAaacccacccaccatcccccttGCCCACCAGACCGCACCCCGGATGGCAGACAGACCCGGGCAGACTCCAGCCTGGGGGTGCAAGCTGCCCCTGTCCTTTCCTCGTTCGAGGCCCAGCCCTCTCAGAAGAGTGGGGGACATTCTGAAGCCACAGAGACCTAGAGACTGGACACAGGCAAGCCAGGGTTCCCTCGGGGACCATGTGGGGAGTGTGTCCGTGCTGCGGCCTCCATCGTCAGCACCCACTGGCCTTCCGTCTGTCCCTGTAACTCCTGCTCCCACCAGGTGGGATCTGGCCCTCCGCCTCCACGTGTCCACGCAGCACACAGAAGGCACCGTCCGACAGTCCACTGTGAGCACGCCGACCGCCACACGGGGGCTCAGGGACTCACGTGGGCGATCAATGTCgactcatttttttatatttaggtactttttgatttttagataaaaCTTAAAAGGAAGCTCATCAACCTTCAGCGGAAACCTCCACCCTCTGACAAGCACATGAACCTGGTAACCACACCATCACCCAGGAAGGGGACATTTCCACCGTCCCTGGGCCTCGCCTTCCTTCCTCGTGCCGCCCACCCACTCTCCTGGCTCCTGTTCCCGCAGGCCCGAGTATTTTGTGGACAAGGAACCGTCACCGGAGCCCGGGTCTGTCCGtgaggggcactgacctttttattgctgaatggaATTCCATGTAAGGAAGGACCACAGCTGGTGTGTCCATTTCTCCGATGTGAACatttaggtatttttttcttttgtttttttgcctggTGCGAATAAAGCTGCCACAGCGCTGCCGAGGCAGCCGTGGTATGTGACACAAGAGCAGCGTGTGGGACGTGTGGGCTGTGAAGAAAGTTGGTGTGAAGGTTCACACACATTGTCTACCCTACCCAGAGTTCACGTCCCTTTACTTATGGTTTCCATCGTATTTTCCTGATGACAGAGGATGCTAAGCACATTGCTGTGAGCTTATTGGTCATTCAAATAcgttttgctcattttttattaaGCGTATACCTTTTTATTATCTACTAGTGACCCAACGTGCGAAATCACGCGAGACCCGGAACCccggggctcctcaatggattgccccaaagaggtaggctggagccgggGGTCTCGCCTCCATGGTGCGGAGCCGCGAGATCCCCAGGCCTTGTTGTATGGAGcagctgccaggccctgcctcggcgacacacacacagcatcaagTCCTCGCCCACCCGCGTGTGCCTCATCATGCACGtagccccacccacccgcacTCGACTGCTGCACACCCAGCCTCCTTGTGACAGCGTGAGGGCATCACGGTGTGACAACCACCTAggccagtgatcggcaaactcattagtcaacagagccaaatatcaacagtacaacgattgaaatttcttttgagagccaaatttttaaaatttaaactatataggtaggtacattgttattaacttaattagggtactcctaaggcttaggaagagccacattcaaggggccaaagagccgccgcatgtggctcgcgagccggtTTGCCGACTATGGACCTAGgctattagtgtgtgtgtgtgtgtgtgtgtgtgtgtgtgtgtgtatgtagaagCTTAAGCTACTATTAAACGATTCacccagtagctatgatgcacactgaccaccagagggtagatgctctgactggtaggttagcttgatgctggagtctggccaatcgggactgggcaagacgggacagacacgccctgaagccctcccgtgATCCCTCCCCGACCCCgattgtgcacgggtggggtctccctgcctggcttgtgccctcttgcaatccgggacccctcgggggatgtcggagagtcaGTTTCAtcctgattcctgcaggccatgctgagaaaccccactggtgcacgaatccgtgcactgggcctctaggtgaGTTATAATGATGCTTCATGTATTCTTATATATtctgcatacaaatcctttgtcCTAACCTTGTTtaacaaatatcttctcccagttCCTGGCCATTTTCTTAGTGATGCATTTCGATAAGTCTGTCTAGAAGTGTTCCtgttttgtgttttacatttatGTCTAAGGTCTACTTTGACCTAACTTCTCAACCTTTGTGAAAAGTCTAAGATCTCCCACCAGTGACCCGATGTGCAAATAACACACAGCA from the Myotis daubentonii chromosome 7, mMyoDau2.1, whole genome shotgun sequence genome contains:
- the LOC132237953 gene encoding aquaporin-12B-like; this encodes MAGLNVSLSFFLATIALCQAARRVSKALLPKGAYVSFALEAAGAAQLGACCLEMRMLAELGPWAGGFGPDLLLTLLFLLFLAHGATFEGASANPTVSLQELLLAEASLPGTLLKLAAQELGMRAACALTRLYWAWELSDLHVLQNLMAEHCSSALRTTIPHGALVEGACAFVFHLTLLRLRNSLPVYRVPAVALLVTVIAYTAGPLTSAFFNPALAASVTFHCSGHTLLEYAQVYWLGPLTGMVLAVLLYHGHLPRLFQRNLLYSQKNKYRTPKGKPASGPEGTQTPKEGCRGQEPGQRRVGQQPLGSL